The following nucleotide sequence is from Coffea eugenioides isolate CCC68of chromosome 10, Ceug_1.0, whole genome shotgun sequence.
AGAGTGAATAGTTCAAAGCCATTTAAGAAGTTCAAAAATCTGAAGCTAAATCCTGGAGCAGAAAAACTTGTACCTAAGCAACCTCTAGAAAATGACTCAGGTGAGCCAGTattacattttatttttcttttaaggatttttttttgttattagtgatttttttttgtcttttttaaaTGTTCTAGAGGATTGGTCTAATGAAAATTCTGAGGCTGAATTAGAaaccaaagaagaagaagaagtagaaGAGGATACTGTTTTTAACAGAAAGCCAACAATGTATGACAATTTATTGAAGAGGTTGGGATCAAGTAGTCAATTAATTGCAAATGCGATTAAACAAAGGTAGTGCTCTGGTGCTCCAAAATCTGCGTCTGCCTTTTTCTTTATCTGTGAAATATACCCCCTTTTGATTGTGATGGTGAATTATTTACTTCTTAATGGTTTTATGTGTTTAAAATTTGCTGATTGACCATAGTCGATCATTTAGATAATGTCTTGATGATGATATTGGAATTTTCAATGTAGAAAGTGCTGTTTTCATTGCATTGAATGTTTGCTTGAGTTTTATAATGGCCAGTCTGGAAATAAATTCAGTGTACTCTGCGAATAAAGGAATACATGTTATAAGAGTTTGTTATGTATtacatgtttttatttttatctgcGTAGTATGTCCTCTTTTGATTTTGCTGGTTAATTATTACATATTGATTGTTTAATGCGTTTAAAATTTGCTGATTGAACCTGTGGGATTTTCGTTGCTTTTGAAAGTCTATCATTTGTTATATGTATtgcatgtttttatttttatcatacCCCCTTTTGATTTTGCGGGTTAATTATTACATATTGATGGTTTCATGCGTTTAAAAT
It contains:
- the LOC113750896 gene encoding uncharacterized protein LOC113750896, with protein sequence MGKPGFARKRGLKRVNSSKPFKKFKNLKLNPGAEKLVPKQPLENDSEDWSNENSEAELETKEEEEVEEDTVFNRKPTMYDNLLKRLGSSSQLIANAIKQRISTKSILHGYLMAV